A region of the Armigeres subalbatus isolate Guangzhou_Male unplaced genomic scaffold, GZ_Asu_2 Contig1247, whole genome shotgun sequence genome:
CTCCTCCACATACGACCCAACCGAAAACGGACTCATTAAGGGCCGGCAGTCGCTCTCCCAACGAAATCTGCCGCTCGCTtcttaagaaatgaaaaaatgattcaatttcCCGAACCATGTCTACACCCATGCACACATTGAACGATGGATCGGCCAATTCGATTCCATCTGGTACGTTCCACTACTCGATGTTGATCGATGAAGTTGGCAGGTTGATGGTCATCTTCGGTAGAACGAGGAAACTCATGCGGTGAGAGAACCCCGTCGATCGCGGTGAAACGCTTGGCCTATTCCAGAGATCTTGACGTCCACCTTGCTGTGTCTGACTTTCATCCGTTTACTGAGTCCTTCTGTTACGAAATTGCTCTCTGATCCAGAGTCTCGAAGAGCGTGAGCTGGATAGCGATGGCCACTGTTGTCTTCAACAATAACAACAGCAGTCACCAGCAGTACCTTTGCTTGTCAAGTAGATCCATGTCCCACAACCGTGTCTGAAGGCGCCATATTCGATACTTGGGGATCGGGTACATTAGGGTTAATGCTTGAATTGGCACGCGAAGTAGCTCGTTCCGTAGAATTGCGAACTTCTCTCGGAGCGGTGGATTTCGTAGCCTTCGTATTCAACGCTGGCTTCGATGAACTGTCCTTACCATGCCTGAAGCAAACCAGCGAATAATGGTGACCTTGGCAGAAGCGACAGGAGAATTTGGACTGATACTCCTTTGCGTGATGTCCAAGTTTGAAGCAGTTCCGGCACAGCGAATGGTTTCTGAGGACTCCTTACCTTTCGAACTGGGGCATCGCTTGGAATACGCTGCACTGGAACAGCAAGTGACTAGCGCCACATACTATGCATCGTCCTACTACTACCTGAGTAGTGCTGTAGCTGCTCTTCATGGAGGTTGCCTTGGGTTTGCCTGCTTGTTGCCACTGGGGAGTGCTTCTCGATTCCGCTGCCTTCACTGGAAGAGACTCCAGCATACGAATGCGACGCTGAAGGTAATCGCTCAACTTCTCCACCGTATCTTGTTGTTTGGTGGACGAAAACTCCTCCCATCCACGACGCGTAACCGGATCCAAGCGTGTAGTGAGCATATTAACCAACAGCAAATCCCGATAATCCGCGGGTTGAACTATATTGTCCAAGGTCTGAACTATTCTCTCGAAGCCGTCGACGAGTGTGTGCAGATCAGAAGAGGACTCCTTCGTCAAACAGGGAAGTTTGAACAGCGCTTGCACTTGCAGCTTTTTCagattcttgttgttgtcgtaccGCTTGAGTAGGAGATCCCAAGCGATATTGTAGTTGGCACTGGTGATCGGGAGAGAATCAATCAAATTCTTCGGTTCCCCTTGTAGACACCCCTTGAGGTAGTAGAATTTTTCTACCTCAAGGAGATCCGCCTTGCCATGGATCAAGGACGAAAAGAGATCGCGGAAACTAAGCCACTCTTCCACGTTTCCACCAAAAGTTTGGAGCTTGATCTGCGGTAACTTGAGATGATCAAGATTCCCGAGACCAGTCGCATTGGTCTGATTCAAGTCCA
Encoded here:
- the LOC134202507 gene encoding uncharacterized protein LOC134202507 yields the protein VKLKQEPVDLNQTNATGLGNLDHLKLPQIKLQTFGGNVEEWLSFRDLFSSLIHGKADLLEVEKFYYLKGCLQGEPKNLIDSLPITSANYNIAWDLLLKRYDNNKNLKKLQVQALFKLPCLTKESSSDLHTLVDGFERIVQTLDNIVQPADYRDLLLVNMLTTRLDPVTRRGWEEFSSTKQQDTVEKLSDYLQRRIRMLESLPVKAAESRSTPQWQQAGKPKATSMKSSYSTTQVVVGRCIVCGASHLLFQCSVFQAMPQFER